The following proteins are co-located in the Phaeacidiphilus oryzae TH49 genome:
- a CDS encoding CsbD family protein, which translates to MGTDDMQRKADEALGKAKEKAGELKGDERMRGEGQGDQAEAKAGRLGDKAQDATDQAKEKAEGLADRAKGMLDR; encoded by the coding sequence ATGGGCACCGACGACATGCAGCGCAAGGCGGACGAGGCTCTCGGCAAGGCCAAGGAGAAGGCCGGTGAGCTCAAGGGGGACGAGCGGATGCGGGGCGAGGGCCAGGGCGACCAGGCCGAGGCGAAGGCGGGCCGGCTCGGCGACAAGGCGCAGGACGCGACCGACCAGGCCAAGGAGAAGGCCGAGGGCCTCGCGGACCGCGCCAAGGGGATGCTCGACCGCTGA